In Populus trichocarpa isolate Nisqually-1 chromosome 7, P.trichocarpa_v4.1, whole genome shotgun sequence, the following proteins share a genomic window:
- the LOC7457168 gene encoding myosin-1 isoform X2: MLPKSQVLPSLESIKSLPVDFRFVGSPTSEQLEKSVDVKSLNSNAVCLSFPEKNDIGNGLVEGAEDSVGNDVSEDSPYSRTAILIEQRPSVGDEDLDTVVMPLPSISTSRRERRWSDTSSYATNKKLQSWFQLPNGNWELGKILSTSGTESTISLPDGKVLKVKTESLVPANPDILDGVDDLMQLSYLNEPSVLYNLQYRYNHDMIYTKAGPVLVAINPFKEVPLYGNNYIEAYKNKSMESPHVYAITDTAIREMIRDEVNQSIIISGESGAGKTETAKIAMQYLAALGGGSGIEYEILKTNPILEAFGNAKTLRNDNSSRFGKLIEIHFSETGKISGAKIQTFLLEKSRVVQCMEGERSYHIFYQLCAGASPKLREKINLKIASEYKYLRQSNCYTITGVDDAERFHAVMEALDIVHVSKENQESVFAMLAAVLWLGNVSFSVVDNENHVEPMADEGLTTVAKLIGCNVGELKLALSTRKMRVGNDTIVQKLTLSQAIDTRDALAKSIYSCLFDWLVEQVNKSLAVGKRRTGRSISILDIYGFESFERNSFEQFCINYANERLQQHFNRHLFKLEQEEYIQDGIDWAKVDFEDNQDCLNLFEKKPLGLLSLLDEESTFPNGTDLTFANKLKQHLNSNSCFRGERGKAFSVSHYAGEVTYDTTGFLEKNRDLLHLDSIQLLSSCSCHLPQIFASNMLTQTEKPIVGHLYKAGGADSQKLSVATKFKGQLFQLMQRLENTTPHFIRCIKPNNSPSPGSYEQGLVLQQLRCCGVLEVVRISRCGFPTRMSHQKFARRYGFLLLENVASQDPLSVSVAILHQFDIMPEMYQVGYTKLFFRTGQIGVLEDTRNRTLHGILRVQSCFRGHQARSYLRQLRRGVCALQSFVRGEKFRKEYAVLQQRHRAAVVIQRHIKSTICRKKYKNMHQASILIQSVIRGWLVRRFSGDVGLLKSGATKGNESDEVLMKASYLAELQRRVLKAEAALREKEEENDILHQRLQQYESRWSEYELKMKSMEEMWQKQMRSLQSSLSIAKKSLSVDDSERNSDASVNASEERDFSWDTGSNHRGQENNGVRPISAGLSVISRLAEEFEQRSQVFGDDAKFLVEVKSGQVDASMNADRELRRLKQMFEAWKKDYGSRLRETKLILNKLGTDEGALDRVKKKWWGRRNSTRYS, encoded by the exons ATGTTACCGAAATCCCAGGTCTTGCCTTCTCTAGAGTCGATCAAATCTTTGCCAGTTGATTTTAGGTTCGTGGGTTCGCCAACATCTGAACAATTGGAAAAATCTGTGGATGTGAAATCATTAAATAGCAATGCAGTCTGTTTGAGTTTtccagaaaaaaatgatataggGAATGGCCTTGTTGAGGGAGCTGAGGATAGTGTTGGCAATGATGTCAGTGAGGATTCACCTTATAGTCGGACTGCTATCTTGATTGAACAAAGGCCTTCTGTGGGTGATGAAGATTTGGACACTGTGGTTATGCCTTTGCCTTCGATATCAACATCTCGCAGGGAACGCAGGTGGTCTGATACCAGCTCCTATGCTACAAACAAG AAACTTCAATCTTGGTTTCAACTTCCTAATGGGAATTGGGAGCTGGGGAAGATTTTATCAACTTCAGGGACCGAGTCTACTATTTCTCTCCCTGATGGAAAA GTTTTAAAGGTGAAAACTGAAAGTCTTGTGCCAGCAAATCCTGATATCCTTGATGGTGTAGATGATCTCATGCAACTTAGTTACCTAAATGAGCCATCAGTGTTGTACAATCTTCAGTATAGATACaatcatgatatgatttat ACAAAAGCAGGGCCAGTTCTGGTAGCCATCAATCCTTTTAAGGAAGTTCCTTTATATGGAAATAATTACATTGAAGCATATAAGAATAAATCTATGGAGAGCCCACATGTGTATGCCATTACAGACACGGCCATCCGGGAAATGATACGAG ATGAAGTAAATCAATCTATCATTATAAG TGGTGAAAGTGGAGCAGGAAAAACAGAGACAGCAAAGATAGCAATGCAATATTTGGCTGCTCTTGGTGGTGGCAGTGGGATAGAATATGAAATATTGAAAACCAATCCTATTCTAGAAGCCTTTGGTAATGCCAAGACATTGAGGAATGACAACTCAAGTCGCTTT GGAAAGCTGATTGAAATCCACTTTAGTGAAACAGGAAAAATATCAGGTGCCAAAATTCAAACAT TTTTACTGGAAAAG TCCAGAGTGGTCCAATGCATGGAGGGTGAGAGGtcatatcatatattttatcaGCTTTGTGCTGGGGCTTCACCAAAACTAAGAG AGAAAATAAACTTGAAGATTGCAagtgaatataaatatttaaggcAGAGCAATTGCTACACAATTACTGGGGTTGATGATGCTGAACGCTTCCAtgctgttatg GAAGCTCTGGATATTGTTCATGTCAGCAAGGAAAACCAAGAGAGTGTATTTGCAATGCTTGCTGCAGTGCTGTGGCTTGGAAATGTCTCATTTTCGGTTGTTGATAATGAAAATCATGTTGAACCTATGGCAGATGAAG GTCTAACCACTGTTGCAAAATTGATTGGATGTAATGTTGGGGAGCTTAAGCTGGCTTTATCTACTCGCAAGATGAGGGTTGGAAATGATACAATTGTCCAAAAGCTAACCTTATCACAG GCAATTGATACAAGAGATGCTCTGGCAAAGTCGATATATTCTTGCTTGTTTGATTGGCTTGTTGAACAAGTCAACAAATCACTTGCAGTTGGTAAAAGGAGAACCGGCAGATCCATCAGCATTCTTGACATTTATGGATTTGAATCGTTTGAA AGAAATAGTTTTGAGCAATTCTGCATAAATTATGCGAATGAGAGATTACAGCAACACTTCAATCGTCATTTATTCAAGTTGGAGCAGGAG GAATACATACAAGATGGCATTGACTGGGCCAAGGTTGACTTTGAAGATAACCAAGACTGTCTCAATCTTTTTGAAAAG AAACCTTTGGGCTTATTATCATTACTGGATGAGGAGTCCACCTTTCCAAATGGCACAGATTTGACATTTGCCAACAAGCTTAAACAGCATTTGAACTCTAATTCTTGTTTCAGAGGAGAGCGAGGCAAGGCCTTCAGTGTCAGCCATTATGCTGGCGAG GTTACTTATGATACAACTGGATTTCTGGAGAAGAATAGAGACTTATTACACTTGGACTCTATCCAGCTTCTCTCTTCATGTTCATGCCATCTCCCCCAGATATTTGCTTCCAATATGCTTACACAAACTGAGAAACCTATAGTTGGTCATTTATATAAAGCAGGTGGAGCAGATTCACAAAAGCTAAGTGTTGCAACAAAATTTAAG GGCCAACTGTTCCAATTGATGCAACGTCTAGAGAACACAACACCACATTTCATACGTTGTATAAAGCCTAACAACTCTCCTTCTCCTGGGTCATATGAGCAAGGACTTGTATTGCAGCAACTGAGATGTTGCGGAGTTCTAGAAGTAGTTCGTATATCAAGGTGTGGATTTCCTACCAGAATGTCACACCAGAAGTTTGCCAGAAG ATATGGTTTTCTTCTGCTGGAAAATGTTGCTTCTCAAGATCCACTCAGCGTATCAGTTGCAATTCTTCATCAGTTCGATATCATGCCAGAGATGTATCAAGTTGGCtacacaaaattatttttccgaACAGGACAG ATTGGTGTGCTTGAGGATACAAGAAACCGCACTCTACATGGTATTTTACGTGTTCAAAGCTGTTTCAGAGGGCACCAAGCTCGCAGTTACCTCAGGCAGCTCAGAAGAGGAGTTTGTGCTCTTCAGTCAT TTGTTCGTGGAGAGAAATTCAGAAAGGAATATGCAGTCTTACAACAAAGACATAGAGCTGCTGTTGTTATACAAAGACACATCAAAAGCACAATCTGtaggaaaaaatacaaaaacatgcaTCAAGCATCAATCTTGATACAATCAG TTATTCGTGGATGGTTGGTGAGAAGATTTTCAGGTGATGTAGGATTATTGAAATCTGGGGCAACTAAG GGCAATGAGTCAGATGAGGTGCTCATGAAGGCATCTTATCTTGCTGAATTACAGCGACGAGTTCTCAAAGCTGAGGCTGCTCttagagagaaagaggaggagAATGACATCCTTCACCAACGGCTCCAACAATATGAGAGCCGCTGGTCTGAATATGAGTTAAAAATGAAGTCCATGGAAGAAATGTGGCAGAAACAGATGAGATCCCTACAATCCAGCCTCTCCATTGCAAAGAAGAGCCTATCTGTTGATGATTCTGAGAGAAATTCTGATGCATCAGTCAACGCAAGCGAAGAGAGAGACTTTAGCTGGGATACAGGAAGTAACCATAGGGGTCAAGAAAATAACGGTGTGAGACCAATTAGTGCGGGCTTGAGTGTTATAAGCCGGTTAGCTGAAGAATTTGAGCAGAGGAGTCAAGTCTTTGGAGATGATGCCAAGTTCTTGGTAGAGGTAAAATCTGGTCAGGTTGATGCAAGTATGAATGCTGACCGAGAGCTCAGAAGGTTAAAGCAGATGTTTGAAGCTTGGAAGAAGGATTATGGATCGAGACTACGGGAAACAAAGTTGATTTTGAACAAGCTCGGAACTGATGAAGGTGCCCTTGATAGGGTGAAAAAGAAGTGGTGGGGCAGGAGGAACAGCACGAGGTATAGTTAG
- the LOC7457168 gene encoding myosin-1 isoform X1: MASVGTQSSGSEKMLPKSQVLPSLESIKSLPVDFRFVGSPTSEQLEKSVDVKSLNSNAVCLSFPEKNDIGNGLVEGAEDSVGNDVSEDSPYSRTAILIEQRPSVGDEDLDTVVMPLPSISTSRRERRWSDTSSYATNKKLQSWFQLPNGNWELGKILSTSGTESTISLPDGKVLKVKTESLVPANPDILDGVDDLMQLSYLNEPSVLYNLQYRYNHDMIYTKAGPVLVAINPFKEVPLYGNNYIEAYKNKSMESPHVYAITDTAIREMIRDEVNQSIIISGESGAGKTETAKIAMQYLAALGGGSGIEYEILKTNPILEAFGNAKTLRNDNSSRFGKLIEIHFSETGKISGAKIQTFLLEKSRVVQCMEGERSYHIFYQLCAGASPKLREKINLKIASEYKYLRQSNCYTITGVDDAERFHAVMEALDIVHVSKENQESVFAMLAAVLWLGNVSFSVVDNENHVEPMADEGLTTVAKLIGCNVGELKLALSTRKMRVGNDTIVQKLTLSQAIDTRDALAKSIYSCLFDWLVEQVNKSLAVGKRRTGRSISILDIYGFESFERNSFEQFCINYANERLQQHFNRHLFKLEQEEYIQDGIDWAKVDFEDNQDCLNLFEKKPLGLLSLLDEESTFPNGTDLTFANKLKQHLNSNSCFRGERGKAFSVSHYAGEVTYDTTGFLEKNRDLLHLDSIQLLSSCSCHLPQIFASNMLTQTEKPIVGHLYKAGGADSQKLSVATKFKGQLFQLMQRLENTTPHFIRCIKPNNSPSPGSYEQGLVLQQLRCCGVLEVVRISRCGFPTRMSHQKFARRYGFLLLENVASQDPLSVSVAILHQFDIMPEMYQVGYTKLFFRTGQIGVLEDTRNRTLHGILRVQSCFRGHQARSYLRQLRRGVCALQSFVRGEKFRKEYAVLQQRHRAAVVIQRHIKSTICRKKYKNMHQASILIQSVIRGWLVRRFSGDVGLLKSGATKGNESDEVLMKASYLAELQRRVLKAEAALREKEEENDILHQRLQQYESRWSEYELKMKSMEEMWQKQMRSLQSSLSIAKKSLSVDDSERNSDASVNASEERDFSWDTGSNHRGQENNGVRPISAGLSVISRLAEEFEQRSQVFGDDAKFLVEVKSGQVDASMNADRELRRLKQMFEAWKKDYGSRLRETKLILNKLGTDEGALDRVKKKWWGRRNSTRYS, encoded by the exons ATGGCATCTGTTGGAACTCAATCGTCAGGATCAGAGAAAATGTTACCGAAATCCCAGGTCTTGCCTTCTCTAGAGTCGATCAAATCTTTGCCAGTTGATTTTAGGTTCGTGGGTTCGCCAACATCTGAACAATTGGAAAAATCTGTGGATGTGAAATCATTAAATAGCAATGCAGTCTGTTTGAGTTTtccagaaaaaaatgatataggGAATGGCCTTGTTGAGGGAGCTGAGGATAGTGTTGGCAATGATGTCAGTGAGGATTCACCTTATAGTCGGACTGCTATCTTGATTGAACAAAGGCCTTCTGTGGGTGATGAAGATTTGGACACTGTGGTTATGCCTTTGCCTTCGATATCAACATCTCGCAGGGAACGCAGGTGGTCTGATACCAGCTCCTATGCTACAAACAAG AAACTTCAATCTTGGTTTCAACTTCCTAATGGGAATTGGGAGCTGGGGAAGATTTTATCAACTTCAGGGACCGAGTCTACTATTTCTCTCCCTGATGGAAAA GTTTTAAAGGTGAAAACTGAAAGTCTTGTGCCAGCAAATCCTGATATCCTTGATGGTGTAGATGATCTCATGCAACTTAGTTACCTAAATGAGCCATCAGTGTTGTACAATCTTCAGTATAGATACaatcatgatatgatttat ACAAAAGCAGGGCCAGTTCTGGTAGCCATCAATCCTTTTAAGGAAGTTCCTTTATATGGAAATAATTACATTGAAGCATATAAGAATAAATCTATGGAGAGCCCACATGTGTATGCCATTACAGACACGGCCATCCGGGAAATGATACGAG ATGAAGTAAATCAATCTATCATTATAAG TGGTGAAAGTGGAGCAGGAAAAACAGAGACAGCAAAGATAGCAATGCAATATTTGGCTGCTCTTGGTGGTGGCAGTGGGATAGAATATGAAATATTGAAAACCAATCCTATTCTAGAAGCCTTTGGTAATGCCAAGACATTGAGGAATGACAACTCAAGTCGCTTT GGAAAGCTGATTGAAATCCACTTTAGTGAAACAGGAAAAATATCAGGTGCCAAAATTCAAACAT TTTTACTGGAAAAG TCCAGAGTGGTCCAATGCATGGAGGGTGAGAGGtcatatcatatattttatcaGCTTTGTGCTGGGGCTTCACCAAAACTAAGAG AGAAAATAAACTTGAAGATTGCAagtgaatataaatatttaaggcAGAGCAATTGCTACACAATTACTGGGGTTGATGATGCTGAACGCTTCCAtgctgttatg GAAGCTCTGGATATTGTTCATGTCAGCAAGGAAAACCAAGAGAGTGTATTTGCAATGCTTGCTGCAGTGCTGTGGCTTGGAAATGTCTCATTTTCGGTTGTTGATAATGAAAATCATGTTGAACCTATGGCAGATGAAG GTCTAACCACTGTTGCAAAATTGATTGGATGTAATGTTGGGGAGCTTAAGCTGGCTTTATCTACTCGCAAGATGAGGGTTGGAAATGATACAATTGTCCAAAAGCTAACCTTATCACAG GCAATTGATACAAGAGATGCTCTGGCAAAGTCGATATATTCTTGCTTGTTTGATTGGCTTGTTGAACAAGTCAACAAATCACTTGCAGTTGGTAAAAGGAGAACCGGCAGATCCATCAGCATTCTTGACATTTATGGATTTGAATCGTTTGAA AGAAATAGTTTTGAGCAATTCTGCATAAATTATGCGAATGAGAGATTACAGCAACACTTCAATCGTCATTTATTCAAGTTGGAGCAGGAG GAATACATACAAGATGGCATTGACTGGGCCAAGGTTGACTTTGAAGATAACCAAGACTGTCTCAATCTTTTTGAAAAG AAACCTTTGGGCTTATTATCATTACTGGATGAGGAGTCCACCTTTCCAAATGGCACAGATTTGACATTTGCCAACAAGCTTAAACAGCATTTGAACTCTAATTCTTGTTTCAGAGGAGAGCGAGGCAAGGCCTTCAGTGTCAGCCATTATGCTGGCGAG GTTACTTATGATACAACTGGATTTCTGGAGAAGAATAGAGACTTATTACACTTGGACTCTATCCAGCTTCTCTCTTCATGTTCATGCCATCTCCCCCAGATATTTGCTTCCAATATGCTTACACAAACTGAGAAACCTATAGTTGGTCATTTATATAAAGCAGGTGGAGCAGATTCACAAAAGCTAAGTGTTGCAACAAAATTTAAG GGCCAACTGTTCCAATTGATGCAACGTCTAGAGAACACAACACCACATTTCATACGTTGTATAAAGCCTAACAACTCTCCTTCTCCTGGGTCATATGAGCAAGGACTTGTATTGCAGCAACTGAGATGTTGCGGAGTTCTAGAAGTAGTTCGTATATCAAGGTGTGGATTTCCTACCAGAATGTCACACCAGAAGTTTGCCAGAAG ATATGGTTTTCTTCTGCTGGAAAATGTTGCTTCTCAAGATCCACTCAGCGTATCAGTTGCAATTCTTCATCAGTTCGATATCATGCCAGAGATGTATCAAGTTGGCtacacaaaattatttttccgaACAGGACAG ATTGGTGTGCTTGAGGATACAAGAAACCGCACTCTACATGGTATTTTACGTGTTCAAAGCTGTTTCAGAGGGCACCAAGCTCGCAGTTACCTCAGGCAGCTCAGAAGAGGAGTTTGTGCTCTTCAGTCAT TTGTTCGTGGAGAGAAATTCAGAAAGGAATATGCAGTCTTACAACAAAGACATAGAGCTGCTGTTGTTATACAAAGACACATCAAAAGCACAATCTGtaggaaaaaatacaaaaacatgcaTCAAGCATCAATCTTGATACAATCAG TTATTCGTGGATGGTTGGTGAGAAGATTTTCAGGTGATGTAGGATTATTGAAATCTGGGGCAACTAAG GGCAATGAGTCAGATGAGGTGCTCATGAAGGCATCTTATCTTGCTGAATTACAGCGACGAGTTCTCAAAGCTGAGGCTGCTCttagagagaaagaggaggagAATGACATCCTTCACCAACGGCTCCAACAATATGAGAGCCGCTGGTCTGAATATGAGTTAAAAATGAAGTCCATGGAAGAAATGTGGCAGAAACAGATGAGATCCCTACAATCCAGCCTCTCCATTGCAAAGAAGAGCCTATCTGTTGATGATTCTGAGAGAAATTCTGATGCATCAGTCAACGCAAGCGAAGAGAGAGACTTTAGCTGGGATACAGGAAGTAACCATAGGGGTCAAGAAAATAACGGTGTGAGACCAATTAGTGCGGGCTTGAGTGTTATAAGCCGGTTAGCTGAAGAATTTGAGCAGAGGAGTCAAGTCTTTGGAGATGATGCCAAGTTCTTGGTAGAGGTAAAATCTGGTCAGGTTGATGCAAGTATGAATGCTGACCGAGAGCTCAGAAGGTTAAAGCAGATGTTTGAAGCTTGGAAGAAGGATTATGGATCGAGACTACGGGAAACAAAGTTGATTTTGAACAAGCTCGGAACTGATGAAGGTGCCCTTGATAGGGTGAAAAAGAAGTGGTGGGGCAGGAGGAACAGCACGAGGTATAGTTAG
- the LOC7457168 gene encoding myosin-1 isoform X3, whose product MKIWTLWLCLCLRYQHLAGNAGGLIPAPMLQTSLPFQKLQSWFQLPNGNWELGKILSTSGTESTISLPDGKVLKVKTESLVPANPDILDGVDDLMQLSYLNEPSVLYNLQYRYNHDMIYTKAGPVLVAINPFKEVPLYGNNYIEAYKNKSMESPHVYAITDTAIREMIRDEVNQSIIISGESGAGKTETAKIAMQYLAALGGGSGIEYEILKTNPILEAFGNAKTLRNDNSSRFGKLIEIHFSETGKISGAKIQTFLLEKSRVVQCMEGERSYHIFYQLCAGASPKLREKINLKIASEYKYLRQSNCYTITGVDDAERFHAVMEALDIVHVSKENQESVFAMLAAVLWLGNVSFSVVDNENHVEPMADEGLTTVAKLIGCNVGELKLALSTRKMRVGNDTIVQKLTLSQAIDTRDALAKSIYSCLFDWLVEQVNKSLAVGKRRTGRSISILDIYGFESFERNSFEQFCINYANERLQQHFNRHLFKLEQEEYIQDGIDWAKVDFEDNQDCLNLFEKKPLGLLSLLDEESTFPNGTDLTFANKLKQHLNSNSCFRGERGKAFSVSHYAGEVTYDTTGFLEKNRDLLHLDSIQLLSSCSCHLPQIFASNMLTQTEKPIVGHLYKAGGADSQKLSVATKFKGQLFQLMQRLENTTPHFIRCIKPNNSPSPGSYEQGLVLQQLRCCGVLEVVRISRCGFPTRMSHQKFARRYGFLLLENVASQDPLSVSVAILHQFDIMPEMYQVGYTKLFFRTGQIGVLEDTRNRTLHGILRVQSCFRGHQARSYLRQLRRGVCALQSFVRGEKFRKEYAVLQQRHRAAVVIQRHIKSTICRKKYKNMHQASILIQSVIRGWLVRRFSGDVGLLKSGATKGNESDEVLMKASYLAELQRRVLKAEAALREKEEENDILHQRLQQYESRWSEYELKMKSMEEMWQKQMRSLQSSLSIAKKSLSVDDSERNSDASVNASEERDFSWDTGSNHRGQENNGVRPISAGLSVISRLAEEFEQRSQVFGDDAKFLVEVKSGQVDASMNADRELRRLKQMFEAWKKDYGSRLRETKLILNKLGTDEGALDRVKKKWWGRRNSTRYS is encoded by the exons ATGAAGATTTGGACACTGTGGTTATGCCTTTGCCTTCGATATCAACATCTCGCAGGGAACGCAGGTGGTCTGATACCAGCTCCTATGCTACAAACAAG TTTACCATTTCAGAAACTTCAATCTTGGTTTCAACTTCCTAATGGGAATTGGGAGCTGGGGAAGATTTTATCAACTTCAGGGACCGAGTCTACTATTTCTCTCCCTGATGGAAAA GTTTTAAAGGTGAAAACTGAAAGTCTTGTGCCAGCAAATCCTGATATCCTTGATGGTGTAGATGATCTCATGCAACTTAGTTACCTAAATGAGCCATCAGTGTTGTACAATCTTCAGTATAGATACaatcatgatatgatttat ACAAAAGCAGGGCCAGTTCTGGTAGCCATCAATCCTTTTAAGGAAGTTCCTTTATATGGAAATAATTACATTGAAGCATATAAGAATAAATCTATGGAGAGCCCACATGTGTATGCCATTACAGACACGGCCATCCGGGAAATGATACGAG ATGAAGTAAATCAATCTATCATTATAAG TGGTGAAAGTGGAGCAGGAAAAACAGAGACAGCAAAGATAGCAATGCAATATTTGGCTGCTCTTGGTGGTGGCAGTGGGATAGAATATGAAATATTGAAAACCAATCCTATTCTAGAAGCCTTTGGTAATGCCAAGACATTGAGGAATGACAACTCAAGTCGCTTT GGAAAGCTGATTGAAATCCACTTTAGTGAAACAGGAAAAATATCAGGTGCCAAAATTCAAACAT TTTTACTGGAAAAG TCCAGAGTGGTCCAATGCATGGAGGGTGAGAGGtcatatcatatattttatcaGCTTTGTGCTGGGGCTTCACCAAAACTAAGAG AGAAAATAAACTTGAAGATTGCAagtgaatataaatatttaaggcAGAGCAATTGCTACACAATTACTGGGGTTGATGATGCTGAACGCTTCCAtgctgttatg GAAGCTCTGGATATTGTTCATGTCAGCAAGGAAAACCAAGAGAGTGTATTTGCAATGCTTGCTGCAGTGCTGTGGCTTGGAAATGTCTCATTTTCGGTTGTTGATAATGAAAATCATGTTGAACCTATGGCAGATGAAG GTCTAACCACTGTTGCAAAATTGATTGGATGTAATGTTGGGGAGCTTAAGCTGGCTTTATCTACTCGCAAGATGAGGGTTGGAAATGATACAATTGTCCAAAAGCTAACCTTATCACAG GCAATTGATACAAGAGATGCTCTGGCAAAGTCGATATATTCTTGCTTGTTTGATTGGCTTGTTGAACAAGTCAACAAATCACTTGCAGTTGGTAAAAGGAGAACCGGCAGATCCATCAGCATTCTTGACATTTATGGATTTGAATCGTTTGAA AGAAATAGTTTTGAGCAATTCTGCATAAATTATGCGAATGAGAGATTACAGCAACACTTCAATCGTCATTTATTCAAGTTGGAGCAGGAG GAATACATACAAGATGGCATTGACTGGGCCAAGGTTGACTTTGAAGATAACCAAGACTGTCTCAATCTTTTTGAAAAG AAACCTTTGGGCTTATTATCATTACTGGATGAGGAGTCCACCTTTCCAAATGGCACAGATTTGACATTTGCCAACAAGCTTAAACAGCATTTGAACTCTAATTCTTGTTTCAGAGGAGAGCGAGGCAAGGCCTTCAGTGTCAGCCATTATGCTGGCGAG GTTACTTATGATACAACTGGATTTCTGGAGAAGAATAGAGACTTATTACACTTGGACTCTATCCAGCTTCTCTCTTCATGTTCATGCCATCTCCCCCAGATATTTGCTTCCAATATGCTTACACAAACTGAGAAACCTATAGTTGGTCATTTATATAAAGCAGGTGGAGCAGATTCACAAAAGCTAAGTGTTGCAACAAAATTTAAG GGCCAACTGTTCCAATTGATGCAACGTCTAGAGAACACAACACCACATTTCATACGTTGTATAAAGCCTAACAACTCTCCTTCTCCTGGGTCATATGAGCAAGGACTTGTATTGCAGCAACTGAGATGTTGCGGAGTTCTAGAAGTAGTTCGTATATCAAGGTGTGGATTTCCTACCAGAATGTCACACCAGAAGTTTGCCAGAAG ATATGGTTTTCTTCTGCTGGAAAATGTTGCTTCTCAAGATCCACTCAGCGTATCAGTTGCAATTCTTCATCAGTTCGATATCATGCCAGAGATGTATCAAGTTGGCtacacaaaattatttttccgaACAGGACAG ATTGGTGTGCTTGAGGATACAAGAAACCGCACTCTACATGGTATTTTACGTGTTCAAAGCTGTTTCAGAGGGCACCAAGCTCGCAGTTACCTCAGGCAGCTCAGAAGAGGAGTTTGTGCTCTTCAGTCAT TTGTTCGTGGAGAGAAATTCAGAAAGGAATATGCAGTCTTACAACAAAGACATAGAGCTGCTGTTGTTATACAAAGACACATCAAAAGCACAATCTGtaggaaaaaatacaaaaacatgcaTCAAGCATCAATCTTGATACAATCAG TTATTCGTGGATGGTTGGTGAGAAGATTTTCAGGTGATGTAGGATTATTGAAATCTGGGGCAACTAAG GGCAATGAGTCAGATGAGGTGCTCATGAAGGCATCTTATCTTGCTGAATTACAGCGACGAGTTCTCAAAGCTGAGGCTGCTCttagagagaaagaggaggagAATGACATCCTTCACCAACGGCTCCAACAATATGAGAGCCGCTGGTCTGAATATGAGTTAAAAATGAAGTCCATGGAAGAAATGTGGCAGAAACAGATGAGATCCCTACAATCCAGCCTCTCCATTGCAAAGAAGAGCCTATCTGTTGATGATTCTGAGAGAAATTCTGATGCATCAGTCAACGCAAGCGAAGAGAGAGACTTTAGCTGGGATACAGGAAGTAACCATAGGGGTCAAGAAAATAACGGTGTGAGACCAATTAGTGCGGGCTTGAGTGTTATAAGCCGGTTAGCTGAAGAATTTGAGCAGAGGAGTCAAGTCTTTGGAGATGATGCCAAGTTCTTGGTAGAGGTAAAATCTGGTCAGGTTGATGCAAGTATGAATGCTGACCGAGAGCTCAGAAGGTTAAAGCAGATGTTTGAAGCTTGGAAGAAGGATTATGGATCGAGACTACGGGAAACAAAGTTGATTTTGAACAAGCTCGGAACTGATGAAGGTGCCCTTGATAGGGTGAAAAAGAAGTGGTGGGGCAGGAGGAACAGCACGAGGTATAGTTAG